A section of the Mycolicibacterium anyangense genome encodes:
- the murD gene encoding UDP-N-acetylmuramoyl-L-alanine--D-glutamate ligase, which yields MTSLQALAPGARVLVAGAGITGRAVVAALATLDVHIQVCDDSADALNTFSANGIGVIEPQRAIAGMDTVDLVVTSPGFPPTAPVLAAAAAAGVPIWGDVELAWRLDTAGHYGTPRRWLVVTGTNGKTTTTSMLHAMLVADGRRAVLCGNIGDPVLDVLSQPADLLAVELSSFQLFWAPSLRPEAGAVLNIAEDHLDWHGSFAGYAAAKARALAGRVAVVGLDDAPAAALLPAAPAPVKVGFRLGEPGPGELGVRDGMLVDRAFADDLALAPAASIPVAGPVGVLDALGAAALARSVGVPAAAIAEALAGFRVGRHRAEAVGVVDGVQYVDDSKATNPHAAQASVLAYPRVVWVAGGLLKGASVDEMVTRVADRLVGAVLIGRDRAVVAKALSRHAPDVPVIQVVTREDAGVQGTIESDVAHGTRLVDGSGPGLGARVMTEVVAAAASLARPGDTVLLAPAGASFDQFAGYGDRGDAFAAAVRSASR from the coding sequence ATGACGAGCCTGCAGGCGCTGGCGCCCGGCGCGCGGGTGCTGGTCGCCGGAGCCGGAATCACCGGCCGTGCGGTGGTCGCCGCGCTGGCCACTCTGGACGTGCACATCCAGGTCTGCGACGACAGCGCCGACGCGCTGAACACGTTTTCCGCGAACGGGATCGGGGTCATCGAGCCGCAGCGGGCCATCGCCGGCATGGACACCGTCGACCTGGTGGTCACCAGCCCGGGTTTCCCGCCCACCGCGCCGGTACTGGCCGCTGCCGCCGCGGCCGGGGTGCCGATCTGGGGTGACGTCGAACTGGCCTGGCGGCTGGATACGGCCGGTCACTACGGGACACCGCGGCGCTGGCTGGTGGTCACCGGAACCAACGGCAAGACGACCACCACCTCGATGCTGCACGCCATGCTGGTGGCCGACGGCCGCCGCGCTGTGCTGTGCGGCAACATCGGTGACCCGGTGCTCGATGTGCTCTCGCAGCCCGCTGACCTGCTGGCGGTGGAGCTGTCCAGTTTCCAGCTGTTCTGGGCGCCGTCGCTGCGCCCGGAGGCGGGGGCGGTGCTCAACATCGCCGAGGATCACCTGGACTGGCACGGCAGCTTCGCCGGCTATGCCGCCGCCAAGGCCCGGGCACTGGCCGGCCGGGTGGCGGTGGTCGGACTCGACGACGCCCCGGCGGCCGCGCTGCTGCCTGCTGCTCCCGCACCGGTGAAGGTCGGATTCCGGCTCGGTGAGCCCGGGCCCGGCGAACTCGGGGTGCGCGACGGCATGCTGGTGGACCGTGCGTTCGCCGATGACCTGGCGCTGGCGCCGGCCGCCTCGATTCCGGTGGCCGGTCCGGTCGGGGTGCTCGACGCACTCGGTGCCGCCGCGCTGGCCCGGTCGGTGGGGGTGCCGGCCGCCGCGATCGCCGAGGCGCTGGCGGGTTTCCGGGTCGGCCGGCACCGCGCCGAGGCCGTCGGCGTCGTCGACGGCGTGCAGTACGTCGACGATTCGAAGGCCACCAATCCGCATGCCGCACAGGCGTCGGTCCTGGCCTACCCGCGGGTGGTCTGGGTAGCCGGCGGCCTGCTCAAGGGTGCCTCGGTGGACGAGATGGTCACCCGGGTGGCCGACCGGCTGGTCGGCGCCGTGCTGATCGGCCGTGACCGCGCGGTGGTTGCCAAGGCGTTATCGCGACACGCACCCGATGTCCCCGTCATCCAGGTTGTGACGCGGGAGGATGCTGGGGTGCAAGGGACTATTGAGTCAGATGTTGCTCATGGGACTCGACTGGTCGACGGCTCCGGACCAGGGCTCGGAGCGCGGGTGATGACCGAGGTCGTCGCTGCCGCCGCCAGCCTGGCCCGCCCGGGTGACACGGTGCTGCTGGCCCCTGCCGGTGCGTCGTTCGACCAGTTCGCCGGTTACGGCGACCGCGGGGACGCGTTCGCTGCGGCCGTGCGCTCCGCGTCTCGGTAG
- the mraY gene encoding phospho-N-acetylmuramoyl-pentapeptide-transferase has translation MRLILIAVGIALAVSILLTPVLIRLFTKQGFGHEIREDGPPSHKTKRGTPSMGGVAIIAGIWAGYFGTHLVGLAMDGSGPSASGLLVLGLATALGAVGFIDDLIKIRRSRNLGLNKTAKTVGQITAAVLFGILVLQFRNSDGLTPGSPELSYVREIATVTLTPLLFVLFVVVVVSAWSNAVNFTDGLDGLAGGSMAMVSAAYVLITFWQYRNACATAPGLGCYNVRDPLDLALIAAASAGACIGFLWWNAAPAKIFMGDTGSLALGGIIAGLSVTSRTEVLAVVLGALFVAEVTSVVVQILAFRTTGRRVFRMAPFHHHFELVGWAETTVIIRFWLLTAIACGLGVALFYGEWLSAIGA, from the coding sequence ATGAGACTGATCCTCATCGCCGTCGGCATCGCGCTGGCGGTGTCGATCCTGCTTACCCCGGTGCTGATCCGGTTGTTCACCAAGCAAGGATTCGGCCACGAGATCCGGGAAGACGGTCCGCCCAGCCACAAGACCAAGCGCGGCACGCCGTCGATGGGTGGCGTGGCGATCATCGCCGGGATCTGGGCCGGATACTTCGGCACCCACCTGGTCGGGCTCGCGATGGACGGTAGCGGCCCATCGGCCTCCGGGTTGCTGGTATTGGGCCTGGCCACGGCGCTGGGCGCAGTGGGTTTCATCGACGACCTGATCAAGATCCGGCGCTCCCGCAACCTCGGGTTGAACAAGACCGCCAAGACGGTCGGCCAGATCACCGCCGCCGTCCTGTTCGGCATCCTGGTGCTGCAATTCCGCAACTCCGACGGTCTGACCCCGGGCAGCCCCGAGCTGTCGTACGTGCGCGAGATCGCCACGGTGACGCTCACCCCGCTGCTGTTCGTGCTGTTCGTCGTCGTGGTGGTGAGCGCCTGGTCGAACGCGGTGAATTTCACCGACGGCCTGGACGGGCTGGCCGGCGGCAGCATGGCGATGGTCAGCGCCGCCTACGTGCTGATCACCTTCTGGCAGTACCGCAATGCCTGCGCGACGGCCCCGGGGCTGGGCTGCTACAACGTGCGCGACCCGCTGGATCTCGCACTGATCGCCGCCGCGAGCGCGGGCGCGTGCATCGGGTTCCTCTGGTGGAATGCCGCACCGGCCAAGATCTTCATGGGTGACACCGGTTCGCTGGCGCTGGGCGGAATCATCGCCGGCCTGTCGGTGACCAGCCGTACCGAGGTGCTCGCCGTCGTGCTCGGCGCCCTGTTCGTGGCCGAGGTGACCTCGGTGGTGGTGCAGATCCTGGCGTTCCGCACCACCGGCCGCCGGGTGTTCCGAATGGCACCGTTCCACCACCACTTCGAGTTGGTGGGCTGGGCGGAGACGACGGTGATCATCCGGTTCTGGCTGCTCACCGCGATCGCGTGTGGCCTGGGGGTCGCTCTGTTCTACGGCGAGTGGCTCTCGGCCATCGGCGCCTGA
- a CDS encoding UDP-N-acetylmuramoyl-tripeptide--D-alanyl-D-alanine ligase, whose amino-acid sequence MIPLSIARIAEIVGGELANIGPDEAAQRQVTGTVEFDSRAVTAGGLFLALPGARSDGHDFAAAAVAAGAVAVLAARPVGVPAIVVPPASAADANAGVLEHDTDGSGAAVLAALAKLASAVAAELVEGGLKIIGITGSSGKTSTKDLIAAVLRPLGAVVAPPGSFNNELGHPWTVLRATTDTDFLVLEMSARHPGNIAALAAIARPSIAAVLNVGTAHLGEFGSREIIAETKSELVQALPESGVAVLNADDSFVAAMDAKTVARVVRVGRTEGVDLRAQDVELDELARARFTLRTATDSVPVALAVHGEHQVSNALSAAAIALECGADLTQIADALAGAGPASRHRMEVRTRADGVTVVNDAYNANPDSMRAGLQALAVMARSQSRRRSWAVLGEMGELGEDSITEHDRVGRLAVRLDISRLVVVGTGRPMSAMHHGAVMEGSWGSESVMVPDADAALELLRAELAPGDVVLVKASNAAGLGALAEALVADT is encoded by the coding sequence ATGATCCCGTTGAGCATCGCCAGGATCGCCGAGATCGTCGGCGGAGAACTCGCCAACATCGGCCCGGACGAGGCAGCGCAGCGCCAGGTGACCGGCACCGTGGAGTTCGACTCCCGCGCCGTCACCGCGGGCGGACTCTTCCTGGCGTTGCCCGGTGCCCGCTCCGACGGCCACGACTTCGCCGCGGCCGCGGTGGCGGCCGGTGCGGTGGCGGTGCTGGCCGCCCGCCCGGTCGGTGTTCCGGCCATCGTGGTGCCGCCGGCCTCGGCAGCCGATGCGAATGCCGGGGTGCTCGAACACGACACCGACGGCTCGGGGGCGGCCGTGCTGGCCGCCCTGGCCAAGCTGGCCTCGGCGGTGGCCGCCGAGCTGGTCGAGGGCGGGCTGAAGATCATCGGCATCACCGGCTCCTCGGGAAAGACCTCCACCAAGGATCTGATCGCCGCGGTACTGCGTCCGCTCGGTGCGGTGGTGGCCCCGCCCGGCTCGTTCAACAACGAACTCGGCCACCCGTGGACCGTGCTGCGCGCCACCACCGACACCGATTTCCTGGTGCTGGAGATGTCCGCCCGCCACCCCGGCAACATCGCCGCGCTCGCCGCCATCGCGCGCCCGTCGATCGCCGCCGTGCTCAACGTGGGTACCGCCCATCTCGGCGAGTTCGGCTCGCGGGAGATCATTGCGGAGACGAAATCCGAACTGGTGCAAGCGCTTCCGGAGTCCGGTGTGGCGGTGCTCAACGCCGATGATTCGTTTGTCGCAGCGATGGACGCCAAGACCGTCGCCCGCGTGGTGCGGGTGGGCCGCACCGAGGGTGTCGACCTGCGGGCGCAGGATGTCGAACTCGACGAGTTGGCCCGGGCCCGGTTCACCCTGCGCACGGCCACCGACTCGGTGCCGGTTGCGCTGGCCGTGCACGGCGAGCACCAGGTGAGCAACGCGTTGTCGGCGGCAGCGATCGCGCTGGAGTGCGGCGCCGACCTGACTCAGATCGCCGACGCCCTGGCCGGTGCCGGCCCGGCGTCGCGGCACCGGATGGAGGTGCGCACCCGCGCCGACGGTGTGACCGTGGTCAACGACGCCTACAACGCCAATCCCGATTCGATGCGGGCCGGGTTGCAGGCGCTGGCAGTCATGGCGCGGTCGCAGTCCAGGAGAAGAAGTTGGGCGGTGCTGGGCGAGATGGGTGAACTCGGCGAAGACTCGATAACCGAGCATGACCGCGTCGGCAGGCTTGCGGTGCGCTTAGATATCAGTCGACTCGTCGTCGTCGGAACCGGGAGGCCTATGAGCGCCATGCACCACGGGGCGGTCATGGAGGGTTCCTGGGGTTCGGAATCCGTCATGGTCCCCGACGCCGACGCTGCCCTCGAACTGCTGCGCGCCGAGCTGGCGCCCGGTGACGTGGTGCTGGTCAAGGCCTCCAATGCCGCGGGCCTGGGAGCGCTGGCCGAGGCTCTGGTGGCCGATACATGA